The DNA region TGATTTTCCTTTGGGATAAataaagtatctatctatctatctatctatctatctatctatctatctatctatctatctatctatctatctatctatctatataatGGTTTCTATGCAAATCAGTCAAGACTACATTGTTTACAGCAAATGCTGCATTCAGGTTCGCTACTTAAAAATCGGAAATTCAAATTGTTGTCTCCGTCCGTCACACTACTGTCTCAGCTTGGAGACACATGGGAAGCAATGGCAAGTTCATTTTGTAAACATACTTCACAGTGTATCAGAGTTATCATACCAAGACGACTTCGTGCTGTCTCACAGGGCTGTAGGCAGGTCGCATTGTTACCATCCAGACGCGCCCACTATAAAGTGCCTTCAAGTTACATCCAGATTTTGTTCCTAAAAAGCATAACTGTCAGTATTTCGACAATCTAGTAACGCGAGAAACAGTGTCAATCAGTAGTAACAGTACAAAAGACGTCCATTCTCGATATCTTTGCCAATGTGATAAAAATCAGCCCCGTTACTAAGCATAAAGTTTAgctaaatgaaatataaaatataatgttgtGTTACTTTGAACTGGCAGTTGTTTATGTCGTGTTCTGATTGGTCGAACGGTGGAGGAGGCGGGACGAACGTTATATACTGCCGCTCCGTTCACGTCTGTTGAAGTCCGTTCAAGTTCATATCGGGTAAAGCGCTTCTCACAGGTACCGCTACTCCTCTAAAGCAAGTCAGACTGAGTCACGCTCGGTCACTTAAGGattttgacaaaactgacaGTTAAGCGAGCTTTTATCTATAGTGCTGGTAAAAGTAAGTATGCTACATGTCTGTATTATTCGACCTTACACTGTACATGCGATCATGTTATCAGATCCTCACTGAAAGCGTGTTATAATGGAGGCACAGTCAGTTATTACGCAGCATGCAGCAGTAACGTTTCAGCGCAGATCAGGTGTTATAGAAGCAAATGTAAACACCccaaattaatatatatatatataattaagtGTGTAGTTATCGGCTGGGTCTACATTttcataaaagtaaaaactgtttttacgTTGTCATGACCTCTGTCAAACTAATCAAGTTAGACATAAACATCTAGTCAAAGTCATAACCTCTCACTCAAGACTTAGTAGCTAGTTACTCAAGTGAGAGTAAAAGAACTTTTGACCATTTGGTATTTTCTCCAGCAAtgattctgcttttttttgtgaggGGGATTTTCCTGGGATGGTCTCTGTTTACAGTAGTTATGGTTGGTAATCAGGGTGGGAAATAAGCACCAGCTACCAGTCAAATACTGGTAAAATATGACAGTGGCTGGTAgatatcagacacaaaataatgatttgctattgagtggctggtgaatttgaacatttatctgtcagtggctggtttaaaaagttaatttcccaCCTTTGTGGTATTGCCATAATTAAATAGTTCTCACAAGTACATGTCAGAAGACCACCAAATATTTTGTTGGATGCTAAACTTCACATGTCTAAACCCTTCTCACTAAAGTGACCTGATTCTGAACCCTTATTTAGGTTATTTACAGAAGTGACAAAAAGCCACAGCTAGTTTCTCTAATGGTTAAACTGCACGTATGCACATATGAGTGTGGTTTGTtgacagattttgttttgtttgaagcCCAAATGTTGCTAACCAAAATGACTTTTCAGACACAGAATGGCTGCACTGCGTCGTCTGAAGCAGTGCCACTCCGCGGGCATCGCTATCTCTCAACTTCACACAAGCAGCCGTGTCTTTGCCAAACAGCATTACAAAATGCTAGTGCTCGGAGGAGGAAGTGGGGGAATTGCAATGGCTGCTCGAATGAAGAGGATGATGGGAGTTGAGAGCGTGGCTGTTGTGGAGCCCAGTGAGGCAAGGATCCAGTAGTTTATGATCACTATTTGCAATGCCTCCTTTATCTGGACAATGATACAAATTGTAATTTATGAAAATTGGTGGCTTTCATTCATTAAATGGAATTAATGCATGGAATTAAAAAGTTTTCACTCcatcagatatatatatatatatataacagtattttctgtcatacaAAGCTGGTgtttaacaacttttttaatttttctttttgtagatGCACTACTATCAGCCGATATGGACCCTGGTTGGTGCTGGTGCGAAAACTGTCGGCTCATCAGGTCGGCCAACAGCAAATGTTATGCCATCAGGGGTGAAGTGGGTGAAATCTAAAGTTCAGGAAATAAATCCAGATACAAATACTGTCCGCACAGATGATGGCACTGAAGTATGTTTGCTTTAGGAAACTCTTGTATAACAGAGTGTATATTTAAGTTATAAAACTGCTTAATAATGTGCCATCTACTGGCTTGGAATTGAGTGTCAATTTGTAAATGAAATAGataatttttaaatgatatGATGATTTGAAATGTGCATCTAACCCTActtaaactttatttcacattaCAGATCTCCTATGAGTATTTGATTGTGGCTCTTGGTTTACAACTCCATTATGAGAAGGTGATGTAATGCTTTGTCTGTAAAACTCTACTTCTACCTAGTAACCTTTTGCTCTTGTATATAAATTCAGTTACATACAAGGAAACTTACACTTGTCTGATATGTAGATAAAAGGACTACCAGAGGGGTTTGAACATCCAAATATTGGGTCAAACTACTCAGTTCAAACTGTGGAGAAAACATGGAAGGCACTGCAGAACTTCAAAGAAGGCAACGCTGTGTTCTCTTTCCCAAATACTCCTGTGAAATGTGCTGGAGCACCTCAGAAGATCATGTACCTCTCAGATGCTTTTCTCAGAAAGGTACTTGAATGTTTCACTGTAATGAACTAGTACATTCTTGAACTAGTAGGTTTTGTTTTCCAAATTTAATGAAGATATTTTATATGTTCCTATTTAAGACAGGAAAAAGGGCAAAGGCCAATTTAATCTACAACACATCCCTACCTGTACTCTTTGGGATCAAGAGATACGCTGACTCTCTTTGGGACATTGTGAAACAACGCGACCTACAAGTGAACCTTAGACATAACCTGATTGAAGTGCGGGCAGACAAGAAagaagctgtgtttgaaaaTCTTGATAAACCAGGCGAAACCAAGGTGTTTGAGGTAATGGTTTTAGTGTACTTCCACTATAACTTTCACCTATTG from Thunnus albacares chromosome 7, fThuAlb1.1, whole genome shotgun sequence includes:
- the sqor gene encoding sulfide:quinone oxidoreductase, mitochondrial, which gives rise to MAALRRLKQCHSAGIAISQLHTSSRVFAKQHYKMLVLGGGSGGIAMAARMKRMMGVESVAVVEPSEMHYYQPIWTLVGAGAKTVGSSGRPTANVMPSGVKWVKSKVQEINPDTNTVRTDDGTEISYEYLIVALGLQLHYEKIKGLPEGFEHPNIGSNYSVQTVEKTWKALQNFKEGNAVFSFPNTPVKCAGAPQKIMYLSDAFLRKTGKRAKANLIYNTSLPVLFGIKRYADSLWDIVKQRDLQVNLRHNLIEVRADKKEAVFENLDKPGETKVFEYEMLHVTPPMGPNLVVKGSPLSDEAGWLDVNKDNLQHKKYPNVFGIGDCTNLPTAKTAAAVAAQSAILNRTISKILKNEKPDKKYDGYTSCPLVTSYNTVILAEFDYNGQPLETFPINQAKERRIMYYMKADVMPHLYWHGLLTGLWGGPGPYRKLLHLGMK